From a region of the Fibrobacter sp. UWB16 genome:
- a CDS encoding polyprenyl synthetase family protein, whose protein sequence is MQSIESEAKIAQEYLARIAKDAEAKFDEHLPPVKDRPCRLHEAMRYSMFAGGKRLRPGLAKATFDMFGGKGEKIWLATSALEMLHTFSLIHDDLPCVDNDDYRRGKLTSHKKFGEATAVMAGDALCIHAFEMMGKTGNAKAIELLAHLLGTYGMIGGEMTDIECEGKTVDLEIVDYIHYHKTAALIEAALLVGAMLADASEKDMEIIRNYGRSIGLAFQIVDDILDIVSTTEELGKDAGSDIEKGKATYPSIVGLEKSRERARELYEESIKALDGLTCDTSILRSIAAYIITRVK, encoded by the coding sequence ATGCAGTCTATTGAATCAGAAGCAAAAATTGCTCAGGAATATCTCGCCCGCATCGCCAAAGATGCCGAGGCGAAGTTTGATGAACATCTCCCCCCAGTAAAGGACCGTCCGTGCCGTTTGCACGAGGCTATGCGCTATTCCATGTTCGCAGGCGGTAAGCGCTTGCGTCCGGGACTTGCTAAGGCCACGTTCGACATGTTTGGTGGCAAGGGAGAAAAGATTTGGCTTGCAACGAGCGCTCTCGAAATGCTCCACACGTTCAGCCTTATCCACGATGACCTTCCGTGTGTCGATAACGACGACTACCGCCGTGGAAAGCTCACAAGCCACAAGAAGTTTGGCGAAGCTACTGCCGTGATGGCAGGTGACGCCCTCTGCATCCACGCCTTCGAGATGATGGGCAAGACCGGTAACGCAAAGGCTATCGAGCTCCTTGCTCACTTGCTTGGCACGTACGGCATGATCGGTGGCGAAATGACCGACATCGAATGCGAAGGCAAAACTGTCGATCTCGAAATTGTCGATTACATTCACTACCACAAGACGGCAGCCCTCATCGAAGCTGCTCTCCTCGTGGGTGCAATGCTTGCAGACGCAAGCGAAAAGGATATGGAAATCATCCGCAACTATGGCCGCTCCATCGGGCTTGCCTTCCAGATTGTGGATGACATTCTGGACATTGTCTCTACGACCGAAGAACTTGGCAAGGACGCCGGCTCTGACATCGAAAAGGGCAAGGCTACTTACCCGTCCATCGTTGGACTGGAAAAGTCTAGGGAACGTGCTAGGGAACTTTACGAGGAATCCATCAAGGCTTTGGATGGCCTCACATGCGATACCTCCATCCTCCGTTCTATAGCGGCATACATCATCACGCGAGTGAAATAA
- a CDS encoding carboxypeptidase-like regulatory domain-containing protein, producing MKRLACILSALMLWSCSDKVAGGPGSETTNGIAYLGNGAVASYARVAVRSVDHTSTADSATNEIVNADFYADSLGNFSFEAPEGKYRLTIVYGGSAYTGLYSGDTTLGDVSLEPTAALGGLADMPEDCDFVWVGVRGMDVLVRSDSTGRFMLSQLPSNDSLQVYFLRGDDNTVYDDLAVKLSPNETEMVDLQPEKPDPYAGKVKFVAVADGKVVPYASLAIRKADARVDSLHVSNVIAEADAYADKDGLFVIDSLKSGDYRLTVMQSGAAYSKVLSAKQIAALDTIKLQETANYMSRVTLHAGEKYAWVGVYGLDVLTKTNEEGTFTLPTLPTNDSLDLYVVTTKDSLYVTKRIAPSKGSADFDYPYVVMQDFENVKDTGNWYFSTDSVGSKILSKSFDTDNERKSKVFHGKYNLVGTNNIYAWVLTGMFLRDEGWNLSTLDSISFYAKGSGQIRVSLENWTRESEVAGLSLKAASEWKDLNSQKWTRYVVKYDDLCYTAQDVSNCYIAWNTLKDDVRQLHFFVRNGTEFYLDDIVLYGALF from the coding sequence ATGAAAAGACTAGCCTGCATACTTTCAGCTCTTATGCTCTGGAGCTGCTCGGATAAGGTCGCAGGAGGCCCCGGCAGCGAAACGACGAACGGCATTGCCTACTTGGGCAATGGCGCTGTGGCGTCTTATGCACGTGTGGCGGTCAGGAGTGTCGATCACACTTCTACGGCCGATAGTGCGACCAATGAAATTGTGAACGCGGACTTCTACGCGGATTCCCTCGGTAACTTCTCGTTCGAGGCTCCGGAAGGCAAGTACCGCTTGACGATTGTGTATGGCGGTTCTGCCTACACTGGACTTTACTCGGGCGATACGACCTTGGGCGATGTAAGTCTTGAACCGACGGCCGCACTTGGCGGCTTGGCCGACATGCCTGAAGATTGCGACTTTGTCTGGGTGGGCGTGCGTGGCATGGACGTGCTCGTGCGTTCGGATTCGACCGGCCGCTTTATGCTCTCGCAGTTGCCGTCGAACGACTCGTTGCAGGTGTACTTCTTGCGCGGTGACGACAACACGGTCTATGATGACTTGGCTGTAAAGCTCTCGCCGAACGAAACGGAAATGGTTGACCTCCAGCCCGAAAAGCCGGACCCGTATGCCGGGAAGGTTAAGTTTGTGGCAGTGGCAGACGGCAAGGTTGTTCCGTATGCATCGCTTGCAATCCGCAAGGCTGACGCGCGTGTCGATTCTTTGCACGTGAGTAATGTTATTGCCGAAGCAGATGCTTATGCCGACAAGGATGGTCTATTTGTCATTGACTCCTTGAAGTCTGGCGATTACCGCCTCACGGTGATGCAGTCGGGCGCCGCTTATTCCAAGGTGCTTTCGGCAAAGCAGATTGCAGCGCTTGATACGATTAAGCTCCAGGAAACGGCGAACTACATGAGCCGTGTGACGCTCCATGCCGGCGAAAAGTATGCGTGGGTGGGTGTCTATGGCCTCGATGTCTTGACGAAGACGAACGAAGAAGGAACGTTTACACTCCCGACGCTCCCGACGAACGATTCGCTTGATCTCTATGTTGTCACTACTAAAGATAGCTTGTATGTAACAAAGCGCATTGCGCCTTCCAAGGGCTCTGCTGATTTCGACTACCCGTATGTCGTGATGCAGGACTTCGAAAACGTGAAGGATACCGGAAACTGGTATTTTAGCACGGATTCTGTTGGCTCCAAGATTCTGTCCAAGTCGTTCGATACGGATAACGAGCGCAAGTCCAAGGTGTTCCACGGAAAGTACAACCTGGTGGGAACGAATAATATTTACGCTTGGGTTTTGACCGGCATGTTCCTCCGCGACGAAGGCTGGAACCTCTCCACGCTAGATTCTATTTCGTTCTATGCCAAGGGCTCGGGCCAGATTCGCGTGTCTCTTGAAAACTGGACCCGTGAATCCGAAGTCGCTGGGCTCTCGCTCAAGGCCGCCTCGGAATGGAAGGACCTGAATTCGCAGAAATGGACGCGCTATGTCGTGAAATACGATGACCTGTGCTATACCGCCCAGGATGTAAGCAACTGCTATATCGCATGGAATACGCTCAAGGACGATGTCCGCCAGCTGCATTTCTTCGTAAGAAATGGAACAGAATTCTATCTGGACGATATAGTGCTCTATGGCGCTCTTTTCTAA
- a CDS encoding GGDEF domain-containing protein, whose translation MNFLIIVLLVITAVAMFAYRHFLDDIMDINLGEYPYVVASADSVDGGTSAISMTRTDSSVLIEYELREGYAYPYVGIKVYLGDGKTMGRDLSNYDSIFVWLKPRNEGSVRLYMRGYDSALYRKNDETSLKFNEIEFTPTKEPYPAVFVPQEFRVAGWWVSQNEINVHKARVDLSNIPLIEIQTGTNAPLGYGGWEIKGLRFKGKKISQVDLVTTLVALWFVTFLIILIIRFFDYSRERALNKKKQEELKKNLIALEIEKSEYEKSSKEDPLTGCLNRAGFSGVLLREQEKLNRTGSPVSFMIFDIDHFKNVNDTYGHLVGDEVLVNLAKLVQSMIRNTDSLVRWGGEEFVILSEDTSIQNAAFLAEKLRKAIEASTLITQQQVTCSFGVTEMVPGEDPKSLIARADKALYSSKENGRNRVTVATFRRNH comes from the coding sequence ATGAATTTCCTGATTATTGTGCTTCTGGTGATTACTGCCGTTGCCATGTTTGCGTATAGGCATTTCTTAGACGACATCATGGACATCAATCTCGGTGAATATCCGTACGTGGTCGCAAGTGCCGACTCCGTGGATGGCGGTACTTCTGCTATTTCCATGACGCGCACCGACAGCTCGGTCCTCATCGAGTATGAACTCCGTGAAGGCTATGCTTACCCGTATGTGGGCATCAAGGTCTATCTCGGCGATGGCAAGACCATGGGCCGCGACCTTTCCAACTACGACAGCATCTTCGTGTGGCTCAAGCCGCGTAACGAGGGGTCCGTCCGTCTTTACATGCGCGGTTACGATAGCGCCCTCTACCGCAAGAACGACGAAACTTCCCTCAAGTTCAACGAAATCGAATTTACTCCGACCAAGGAACCGTACCCGGCCGTGTTTGTCCCGCAGGAATTCCGCGTGGCAGGCTGGTGGGTTTCCCAGAACGAAATCAACGTCCACAAGGCTCGCGTAGACCTTTCGAACATCCCGCTTATTGAAATCCAGACTGGTACGAACGCTCCGCTCGGTTATGGCGGTTGGGAAATCAAGGGACTTCGCTTCAAGGGCAAGAAGATTTCGCAGGTGGACCTCGTGACGACGCTTGTCGCTCTCTGGTTTGTCACCTTCCTTATCATCTTAATCATCAGATTCTTTGACTACAGTCGTGAACGCGCTCTGAACAAGAAGAAGCAAGAAGAACTCAAGAAGAACCTCATAGCTCTCGAAATCGAAAAGAGTGAATACGAAAAGTCCAGCAAGGAAGACCCGCTCACGGGCTGTCTCAACCGCGCTGGCTTCAGCGGTGTGCTCCTCCGCGAACAGGAAAAGCTCAACCGCACGGGTTCTCCGGTCTCGTTCATGATTTTCGACATTGACCATTTCAAGAACGTGAACGACACTTACGGACATCTTGTCGGTGACGAAGTTCTCGTGAATCTCGCAAAGCTCGTGCAGAGCATGATCCGCAATACGGACTCGCTCGTGCGCTGGGGCGGCGAAGAATTTGTAATCTTGAGTGAAGACACGAGCATCCAGAATGCCGCGTTCCTCGCCGAGAAGTTGCGCAAGGCAATTGAAGCTTCGACGCTTATCACGCAGCAGCAGGTGACTTGCTCCTTCGGCGTGACCGAGATGGTGCCTGGCGAAGATCCGAAGTCTCTCATTGCCCGTGCGGACAAGGCTCTCTACTCTTCTAAGGAAAATGGCCGCAACCGCGTAACGGTCGCAACGTTCAGACGTAACCACTAA
- a CDS encoding TIGR02147 family protein: MKPIFEYTDYREWIRDAFEDFKKRKTVISWRYMAMKLGADPGNLLRISQGKIHLAVNFIKPMAEFFELDEKETAYWSELVYFGRAKSDQEALNHYEKMQALKGIPLKRLAKKELEFYRHWYYNAIRSVIGICNFKDDYEGLAECCTPAITVEQAKDAIKLLHDLNMISEGKDGYWKVNDTFVSTGGNWRSEAVRTFQKETIRLAGESLERHAPPLRDISTVTMTFNMNDIQLIREKIKEFRSDLLRLSQDGTGDDTVFQLNVQLFPLAFTKKLQEKSK; this comes from the coding sequence GTGAAACCGATTTTTGAATATACCGATTATCGCGAATGGATTAGGGATGCTTTTGAAGATTTCAAGAAGCGTAAGACCGTCATATCCTGGCGATACATGGCAATGAAGCTCGGCGCAGACCCCGGCAACCTCCTCCGTATTTCGCAGGGCAAGATCCACCTCGCTGTAAACTTCATCAAGCCGATGGCAGAGTTCTTCGAGCTTGACGAAAAGGAAACTGCCTACTGGTCGGAACTTGTGTACTTCGGCCGTGCGAAAAGCGACCAGGAAGCACTGAACCATTATGAGAAGATGCAGGCGCTGAAGGGCATTCCTTTAAAGCGCCTTGCCAAAAAAGAACTTGAATTTTACCGCCATTGGTACTACAACGCTATCCGTTCTGTAATCGGTATTTGTAATTTTAAAGATGATTATGAAGGTCTTGCCGAATGCTGCACGCCGGCTATCACGGTGGAGCAGGCGAAGGATGCCATCAAGCTCCTGCACGACCTGAACATGATTTCTGAGGGTAAGGACGGGTACTGGAAAGTGAATGATACATTTGTGAGTACAGGTGGTAACTGGAGATCCGAAGCGGTTCGGACATTCCAGAAGGAGACGATTCGCCTCGCGGGTGAATCGCTGGAACGGCATGCGCCTCCTCTGCGCGATATCAGCACGGTGACGATGACGTTCAACATGAACGATATCCAGCTCATTCGTGAAAAGATCAAGGAGTTCCGCTCGGACTTGCTGCGCCTTTCGCAGGATGGCACGGGTGACGATACGGTGTTCCAGCTGAACGTTCAGCTGTTCCCGCTCGCATTTACTAAGAAATTGCAGGAGAAGTCAAAATGA